In a genomic window of Streptomyces pristinaespiralis:
- the efeB gene encoding iron uptake transporter deferrochelatase/peroxidase subunit translates to MTPLNPASGASLGHDGISRRRLLGTAGAAGATGLVLGAAGGAAAYAVAEESPTALATVGSTGIAFHDRPHQAGITEPQQAHGHLVAFDLAPGAGRKEAAALMRRWSALAADLMAGRPAGDGDTGVALDAGPSSLTVTFGFGRSFFDRTSLVAQRPPGLDPLPAFSSDHLDAGRSDGDLWVQIGANDALVAFHALRAIQKAGGAAARVRWQMNGFNRSPGATAQPMTARNLMGQVDGTGNPKPSEPDFEQRLFVPSGSDHPWLDGGSYAVVRRIRMLLDDWEKLPLHQQERVIGRRKSDGAPLTGGTETTELALDETGPDGKLVVPENAHARISAPEQNGGAAMLRRPFSFHDGFAPDGTPDAGLLFICWQADPLRGFVPVQRKLDRGDALSAFIRHEASGLFAVPAAPKKGEYVGQRLLET, encoded by the coding sequence GTGACACCCCTGAATCCTGCGAGCGGCGCCTCCTTGGGCCACGACGGCATCTCGAGACGACGACTGCTCGGCACGGCGGGCGCCGCCGGTGCGACCGGTCTCGTGCTGGGCGCGGCGGGCGGCGCCGCGGCGTACGCGGTCGCCGAGGAGAGCCCCACGGCGCTCGCCACGGTCGGGTCCACGGGCATCGCCTTCCACGACCGCCCGCACCAGGCGGGCATCACGGAACCGCAGCAGGCCCACGGTCACCTGGTCGCCTTCGACCTCGCACCCGGCGCCGGGCGCAAGGAGGCCGCGGCGCTGATGCGGCGCTGGTCGGCCCTGGCGGCCGATCTGATGGCGGGCAGGCCGGCCGGCGACGGTGACACGGGTGTCGCTCTGGACGCCGGACCGTCCTCGCTGACCGTCACCTTCGGATTCGGCCGCTCCTTCTTCGACCGCACGTCCCTGGTGGCGCAGCGGCCGCCGGGTCTCGACCCGCTGCCCGCCTTCTCCTCCGACCACCTGGACGCGGGACGTTCCGACGGCGATCTCTGGGTACAGATCGGGGCGAACGACGCTCTCGTCGCCTTCCACGCGCTGCGCGCGATCCAGAAGGCGGGGGGTGCGGCGGCCCGGGTCCGCTGGCAGATGAACGGCTTCAACCGCTCGCCCGGCGCGACCGCGCAGCCGATGACCGCCCGCAATCTGATGGGACAGGTCGACGGCACCGGAAACCCCAAGCCGTCGGAGCCCGATTTCGAGCAGCGGCTCTTCGTCCCGTCCGGCAGCGACCATCCGTGGCTGGACGGCGGGTCCTATGCCGTGGTGCGCCGGATCCGGATGCTGCTCGACGACTGGGAGAAGCTCCCGCTGCACCAGCAGGAGCGGGTCATCGGACGACGGAAGTCGGACGGCGCCCCGCTGACCGGCGGCACGGAGACGACGGAGCTCGCCCTCGACGAGACCGGGCCCGACGGAAAGCTGGTCGTCCCGGAGAACGCGCACGCCCGTATCTCCGCACCGGAGCAGAACGGCGGGGCCGCGATGCTGCGCCGCCCCTTCTCCTTCCATGACGGGTTCGCCCCGGACGGAACCCCCGACGCCGGGCTGCTCTTCATCTGCTGGCAGGCCGACCCGCTGCGCGGCTTCGTGCCGGTGCAGCGCAAGCTGGACCGGGGGGACGCCCTCTCCGCGTTCATCCGGCACGAGGCGAGCGGACTGTTCGCCGTGCCGGCGGCGCCGAAGAAGGGCGAGTACGTGGGACAGCGGTTGCTGGAGACGTGA
- the pheA gene encoding prephenate dehydratase: MSATRFTYLGPEGTFTEAALRTLPEAATRELVPMVSVPAALDAVRAGEAAAALVPIENSVEGGVTATLDELASGEPLMIYREVLLPIAFALLVRPGTQLSEVKTVTGHPVAQPQVRNWLRNNLPDALWESAASNADGARLVQEGRYDAAFAGEFAAATYGLVPLVSEIHDAENAETRFVLVGRPARPSAPTGADKTSVVIWLGDDHPGALLELLQEFAVRGVNLMLIQSRPTGAGIGNYCFAVDAEGHIADRRVGEALMGLKRICPKVRFLGSYPRAGVTADDVRPLRAGTSDVEFTAASDWLARCQDGRA, encoded by the coding sequence ATGTCGGCCACGCGCTTCACATATCTCGGTCCCGAGGGCACCTTCACCGAAGCCGCCCTGCGTACTCTCCCGGAAGCCGCGACCAGGGAACTCGTCCCGATGGTCTCCGTCCCCGCGGCGCTCGACGCCGTACGGGCCGGGGAGGCGGCGGCCGCTCTCGTACCGATCGAGAACTCCGTGGAGGGCGGCGTCACCGCCACGCTCGACGAACTGGCCTCGGGCGAGCCGTTGATGATCTACCGCGAGGTGCTGCTGCCCATCGCGTTCGCGCTGCTGGTGCGGCCGGGGACGCAGCTCTCCGAGGTGAAGACGGTGACCGGCCACCCGGTCGCGCAGCCGCAGGTGCGGAACTGGCTGCGCAACAACCTGCCGGACGCCCTGTGGGAGTCGGCCGCCTCGAACGCGGACGGCGCCCGGCTGGTGCAGGAAGGCCGCTACGACGCCGCCTTCGCCGGGGAGTTCGCGGCCGCCACGTACGGGCTGGTGCCCCTGGTCAGCGAGATCCACGACGCGGAGAACGCGGAGACGCGCTTCGTCCTGGTGGGGCGGCCCGCGAGGCCCTCGGCGCCGACCGGCGCCGACAAGACGTCCGTCGTCATCTGGCTCGGCGACGACCACCCCGGTGCCCTGCTGGAACTGCTCCAGGAGTTCGCGGTACGCGGGGTGAACCTGATGCTGATCCAGTCCCGGCCGACGGGCGCCGGCATCGGTAATTACTGCTTCGCGGTGGACGCGGAAGGACATATCGCGGACCGGCGCGTGGGCGAGGCGCTGATGGGATTGAAGCGCATCTGCCCCAAGGTGCGCTTCCTCGGTTCCTATCCGCGGGCCGGTGTGACGGCGGACGACGTACGGCCGCTGCGAGCCGGCACCTCGGACGTGGAGTTCACGGCCGCGTCGGACTGGCTGGCGCGCTGCCAGGACGGCCGCGCCTGA
- a CDS encoding HAD family hydrolase, which yields MSPAPFPYKLVATDLDGTLLRDDDTVSQRTRDALAAVTEAGAAHIIVTGRAVPWTRHILDDLGYDGLAVCGQGAQVYHAGEHRLLTSVTLDRQLAGLALSKIEAEVGPLLLAASRDGLEGDVLVGSGYRVLEGPLPYVPMHDPADLWAAPLNKVYIQHPTLGDDELAKAARATVGNLVDVVMAGAGVVEILPLGLSKATGLSLAARRLGLRAADTIAFGDMPNDIPMFGWAAHGVAMANAHDELKAVAHEITASNDNDGIAVVLEHLLAG from the coding sequence GTGAGCCCTGCCCCCTTCCCGTACAAGCTCGTCGCCACCGATCTCGACGGAACGCTGCTACGCGACGACGACACGGTCTCGCAGCGCACGCGCGACGCGCTCGCCGCGGTCACGGAGGCGGGCGCCGCGCACATCATCGTCACCGGTCGGGCCGTGCCGTGGACCCGGCACATCCTCGACGACCTCGGATACGACGGTCTGGCCGTCTGCGGGCAGGGGGCGCAGGTCTACCACGCCGGCGAGCACCGGCTGCTGACCTCCGTGACGCTCGACCGGCAGCTCGCCGGGCTCGCCCTGTCCAAGATCGAGGCCGAGGTCGGGCCGCTGCTGCTCGCCGCGAGCCGCGACGGACTCGAGGGCGACGTGCTGGTCGGCTCCGGCTACCGGGTGCTGGAAGGCCCGCTGCCGTACGTGCCCATGCACGACCCCGCCGACCTGTGGGCAGCACCGCTGAACAAGGTCTACATACAGCACCCGACGCTCGGCGACGACGAACTGGCGAAGGCGGCCAGGGCGACGGTCGGGAACCTGGTGGACGTGGTCATGGCCGGCGCGGGGGTCGTGGAGATCCTTCCGCTGGGGCTGAGCAAGGCCACCGGCCTGTCACTGGCCGCCCGGCGGCTGGGACTGCGGGCGGCGGACACCATCGCGTTCGGTGACATGCCGAACGACATCCCGATGTTCGGCTGGGCGGCGCACGGTGTGGCGATGGCGAACGCGCACGACGAACTGAAGGCCGTGGCCCACGAGATCACCGCGTCGAACGACAACGACGGCATCGCGGTGGTGCTGGAACACCTGCTCGCCGGCTGA
- the serS gene encoding serine--tRNA ligase, whose product MIDLRLLREDPDRVRASQRARGEDVGLVDALLSADERRRSSGLRFDELRSEQKSLGKLIPKATPDERAELLKKAEQLKSDVKAAEAEQNDAEEETRRLLLQVGNLVHEDVPVGGEEDFVVLETHGTIRDFGAEGFTPKDHLELGEALGAIDVERGAKVSGSRFYYLTGVGALLELALVNAAIAQATEAGFIPMLTPALVRPRAMEGTGFLGQAAENVYHLEKDDYYLVGTSEVPLAAYHMDEIIDADKLPLRYAGFSPCFRREAGTYGKDTRGIFRVHQFDKVEMFSYVAPEDAEAEHKRLLDWEKQWLTALELPFQVIDVATGDLGSSASRKFDCEAWIPTQGKYRELTSASNCDGFQARRLSVRMREGKKVQPLATLNGTLCAVPRTIVAILENHQLADGSVRVPEVLRPYLGGRELLEPISK is encoded by the coding sequence GTGATTGACCTTCGCCTGCTCCGTGAGGACCCTGACCGTGTCCGCGCCTCCCAGCGCGCCCGTGGAGAGGACGTCGGCCTCGTCGACGCCCTGCTCTCCGCAGACGAGCGCCGAAGGTCCTCGGGCCTCCGCTTCGACGAGCTGCGCTCCGAGCAGAAGTCGCTCGGCAAGCTGATCCCCAAGGCCACCCCGGACGAGCGCGCGGAGCTGCTCAAGAAGGCCGAGCAGCTCAAGAGCGACGTCAAGGCCGCGGAGGCCGAGCAGAACGACGCGGAGGAAGAGACCCGCCGCCTGCTGCTCCAGGTCGGCAACCTCGTCCACGAGGACGTCCCGGTCGGCGGCGAGGAGGACTTCGTCGTCCTCGAGACGCACGGCACGATCCGCGACTTCGGCGCGGAGGGATTCACCCCCAAGGACCACCTGGAGCTCGGCGAGGCGCTCGGCGCCATCGACGTCGAGCGCGGCGCCAAGGTGTCCGGCTCGCGCTTCTACTACCTCACCGGTGTCGGCGCGCTTCTCGAGCTCGCCCTCGTCAACGCGGCGATCGCGCAGGCCACCGAGGCCGGCTTCATCCCGATGCTCACGCCCGCGCTGGTCCGCCCGCGCGCCATGGAGGGCACCGGTTTCCTCGGCCAGGCCGCGGAGAACGTGTACCACCTGGAGAAGGACGACTACTACCTGGTCGGCACCTCCGAAGTACCGCTCGCCGCGTACCACATGGACGAGATCATCGACGCCGACAAGCTGCCGCTGCGGTACGCGGGCTTCTCGCCCTGCTTCCGCCGGGAGGCCGGCACCTACGGCAAGGACACCCGCGGCATCTTCCGTGTCCACCAGTTCGACAAGGTCGAGATGTTCTCGTACGTCGCGCCGGAGGACGCAGAGGCCGAGCACAAGCGGCTGCTGGACTGGGAGAAGCAGTGGCTGACCGCCCTGGAGCTGCCGTTCCAGGTGATCGACGTGGCGACCGGTGACCTGGGCTCGTCCGCGTCGCGCAAGTTCGACTGCGAGGCGTGGATCCCGACGCAGGGCAAGTACCGCGAGCTGACCTCCGCCTCGAACTGCGACGGCTTCCAGGCGCGCCGCCTGTCCGTGCGGATGCGCGAGGGCAAGAAGGTGCAGCCGCTGGCGACGCTGAACGGGACGCTGTGCGCCGTGCCGCGCACCATCGTGGCGATCCTCGAGAACCACCAGCTGGCCGACGGTTCCGTGCGGGTTCCCGAGGTGCTGCGCCCGTATCTGGGCGGCCGCGAACTGCTGGAGCCGATCTCCAAGTGA